From Bacillus basilensis, a single genomic window includes:
- the ruvA gene encoding Holliday junction DNA helicase RuvA produces the protein MFEYVTGYVEHVGPEYVVIDHNGIGYQIFTPNPYVFQRSKQEIRVYTYHYVREDIMALYGFKTREERLLFTKLLGVSGIGPKGALAILASGQTGQVVQAIEHEDEKFLVKFPGVGKKTARQMILDLKGKLADVVPDAFVDLFSDAERFDEKKGSSAELDEALEALRALGYAEREVSRVVPELLKESLTTDQYIKKALSLLLNGKR, from the coding sequence TTGTTTGAATATGTTACAGGTTACGTGGAGCATGTAGGACCGGAATATGTAGTAATTGACCATAATGGAATTGGTTATCAAATTTTTACACCGAATCCGTATGTATTTCAAAGAAGTAAGCAAGAAATCCGTGTCTATACATATCATTATGTGAGAGAAGATATTATGGCACTTTACGGTTTTAAAACACGTGAAGAGCGTTTATTATTTACAAAGTTGTTAGGTGTGTCTGGTATTGGGCCAAAAGGCGCTCTTGCAATTTTAGCTTCTGGTCAAACAGGACAGGTCGTTCAAGCGATTGAACATGAAGATGAGAAGTTTTTAGTGAAATTCCCGGGCGTCGGAAAGAAAACAGCGCGCCAAATGATTTTAGATTTAAAAGGAAAACTAGCTGATGTCGTGCCAGATGCATTTGTTGATTTATTCTCAGACGCAGAACGTTTTGATGAGAAAAAAGGTTCATCGGCTGAGCTTGATGAGGCGCTGGAAGCTCTGCGCGCACTTGGATATGCGGAACGAGAAGTTTCTCGCGTTGTACCAGAGCTATTAAAAGAATCATTAACGACGGATCAGTATATTAAAAAGGCACTTAGTCTTTTACTAAATGGTAAGAGGTGA
- a CDS encoding YhcN/YlaJ family sporulation lipoprotein, producing the protein MNTKVKVIAASLLVTSALAACGTPKDNNAMDGRNYNYERTSYNDTHQYRDNVTRNDRYTDYVTYRNGRNDTGYNNYYRDVNYNGQIANPHPTRNITMNNSYINNDGKTAERITNRVKRMNNVDRVSTVVYGNDVAIAVKPRNPVSNETALANEVRQAVANEVGNRNVYVSVRNDMFTRVDAMSTRLRNGTVTNDFNRDITNMFRDIRYGLTGTMR; encoded by the coding sequence TTGAATACGAAAGTAAAAGTGATTGCTGCTTCTTTGTTAGTTACCAGTGCATTAGCTGCATGTGGTACACCAAAAGATAATAATGCAATGGATGGGCGTAACTACAATTACGAACGTACATCTTATAATGATACACACCAGTATCGTGATAATGTAACGCGTAACGATCGTTATACAGATTATGTAACATATAGAAATGGTCGTAACGATACAGGATATAACAATTATTACCGTGATGTAAATTACAACGGTCAAATTGCGAATCCGCATCCAACTCGTAATATTACAATGAACAATTCATACATTAACAATGATGGTAAGACAGCAGAAAGAATTACAAATCGTGTGAAACGTATGAATAACGTAGACCGCGTATCTACAGTTGTATATGGAAACGATGTGGCGATTGCAGTAAAACCGCGTAATCCAGTATCGAATGAAACGGCACTTGCAAACGAAGTTCGTCAAGCCGTTGCAAATGAAGTTGGAAACAGAAATGTGTACGTCTCTGTAAGAAATGACATGTTTACTCGTGTCGATGCAATGAGTACACGCCTACGTAATGGTACAGTTACAAACGATTTTAATCGCGATATAACAAATATGTTCCGAGACATTCGTTACGGTTTAACTGGTACTATGCGATAG
- a CDS encoding DUF2905 domain-containing protein, translating to MTEMPKLLITAGILLIVVGLAWKFIGRLPGDIFVKKGNVTFYFPIITCIVLSIVLSFIMYIINRFK from the coding sequence ATGACGGAGATGCCAAAATTGCTTATTACAGCAGGTATCTTACTTATTGTTGTTGGATTAGCTTGGAAGTTCATTGGAAGACTTCCAGGCGATATTTTTGTGAAAAAAGGAAACGTTACCTTTTATTTTCCTATCATTACATGTATTGTGTTAAGTATTGTATTATCTTTTATTATGTATATAATAAATCGATTTAAATAA
- a CDS encoding DMT family transporter, translated as MNRINRMYVIMLFVPLFWGGSFATAEHVITEIPPITAATIRFGLAGCILIGIVFMKSEWNTSLLLKNWKGLFFVSLTGIFGYNVFFFMGLNYTSTLNGSLIIATMPVFVTLGATLFFKESWSIKVGISLILSLIGVIVVITSGSMNTLMSLSFNKGDFLFIAALICGVLYSLTGKKVMSGVSPLLTTMSMTVLGTVFLAGLSLYEDGWGKVGTFSLQGWIEMLYMVICGTLVGYIVFNKGVEELGASKASMYLNLTPIVATGISVVLYGAAVTWQQIVGMIIVLIGVYIVTVQSNKDIKKLSRNQYVSK; from the coding sequence ATGAACAGAATAAATCGTATGTATGTAATTATGTTATTTGTTCCTTTGTTTTGGGGTGGGTCTTTTGCAACAGCAGAGCATGTTATTACTGAAATTCCACCGATTACTGCGGCAACAATTCGTTTTGGTTTAGCAGGTTGTATTTTAATAGGCATAGTTTTTATGAAATCTGAGTGGAATACAAGTTTGTTATTAAAGAATTGGAAAGGGCTGTTCTTTGTATCGTTAACAGGTATTTTTGGCTATAATGTTTTTTTCTTTATGGGACTTAACTATACTTCTACTCTGAATGGATCGCTTATTATTGCTACAATGCCTGTTTTTGTAACATTGGGAGCAACATTATTTTTTAAAGAGTCTTGGAGTATAAAAGTCGGAATAAGTTTAATTTTGTCCCTTATCGGTGTAATAGTTGTTATTACAAGTGGTTCAATGAATACACTTATGTCTTTGTCATTTAATAAGGGGGATTTTTTATTTATAGCTGCTTTAATCTGTGGGGTGTTATATAGCTTAACAGGAAAAAAAGTTATGAGTGGTGTCTCCCCTTTGTTAACTACAATGAGTATGACGGTATTGGGTACTGTGTTTTTAGCAGGCCTTTCTCTATATGAAGATGGATGGGGAAAGGTTGGGACGTTTTCTTTACAGGGATGGATAGAAATGTTGTATATGGTCATATGTGGGACGTTAGTTGGATATATCGTGTTTAATAAAGGAGTAGAAGAGCTAGGTGCAAGCAAAGCAAGTATGTATTTAAATCTAACTCCTATTGTGGCTACTGGTATATCAGTTGTCTTATATGGAGCAGCTGTTACGTGGCAACAAATAGTTGGGATGATAATCGTATTAATTGGTGTTTATATAGTGACGGTACAATCAAATAAAGATATAAAAAAGCTTTCACGTAATCAATACGTTTCAAAATAG
- the ruvB gene encoding Holliday junction branch migration DNA helicase RuvB — translation MDERLLSGESAYEDADLEYSLRPQTLRQYIGQDKAKHNLEVFIEAAKMREETLDHVLLYGPPGLGKTTLANIIANEMGVNVRTTSGPAIERPGDLAAVLTALQPGDVLFIDEIHRLHRSIEEVLYPAMEDFCLDIVIGKGPSARSVRLDLPPFTLVGATTRAGALSAPLRDRFGVLSRLEYYTVDQLSAIVERTAEVFEVEIDSLAALEIARRARGTPRIANRLLRRVRDFAQVRGNGTVTMEITQMALELLQVDKLGLDHIDHKLLLGIIEKFRGGPVGLETVSATIGEESHTIEDVYEPYLLQIGFLQRTPRGRIVTPLAYEHFGMEMPKV, via the coding sequence ATGGACGAACGTCTCCTTTCAGGGGAATCTGCATATGAAGATGCAGATTTAGAATATTCATTACGGCCACAGACGCTCCGTCAGTATATTGGCCAAGATAAAGCGAAACATAATTTGGAGGTGTTTATTGAAGCGGCGAAAATGCGTGAGGAAACGTTAGATCACGTGCTTTTATATGGACCACCGGGTCTTGGTAAAACGACGCTTGCGAATATTATTGCAAATGAAATGGGCGTAAATGTTAGAACTACTTCAGGTCCAGCAATTGAAAGGCCGGGAGATTTAGCAGCTGTATTAACAGCACTTCAGCCAGGGGATGTATTATTTATTGATGAAATTCATCGTTTGCATAGATCAATTGAAGAAGTACTATATCCTGCGATGGAAGACTTCTGCCTTGATATTGTAATTGGAAAAGGACCGTCAGCACGATCTGTACGTTTAGATTTACCGCCATTTACATTAGTTGGAGCGACAACACGTGCTGGGGCATTATCAGCGCCGCTTCGTGACCGTTTCGGTGTGCTTTCAAGATTAGAGTATTACACAGTAGATCAGCTTTCTGCAATTGTTGAACGTACAGCAGAAGTGTTCGAAGTTGAAATTGATTCGTTAGCCGCACTAGAAATTGCAAGACGTGCTCGTGGTACACCTCGTATTGCGAATCGTTTATTACGACGTGTACGTGATTTCGCACAAGTTCGTGGTAACGGAACGGTTACGATGGAAATTACACAAATGGCGTTAGAACTACTGCAAGTAGATAAATTGGGTCTAGATCATATTGATCATAAATTATTGCTTGGTATTATTGAAAAATTCCGTGGTGGCCCAGTTGGACTAGAAACGGTTTCGGCAACGATTGGAGAAGAATCTCATACGATTGAAGATGTGTATGAGCCATATTTATTACAAATTGGCTTTTTACAACGAACGCCAAGGGGCCGAATTGTAACGCCACTTGCATATGAGCATTTCGGAATGGAGATGCCAAAAGTATGA
- a CDS encoding BofC C-terminal domain-containing protein: protein MKWILIAVQAFVMIFCLAYETSARAEGPVPKVTEKDPQVTILLERMYVDGEVSEEIFTEKVVDLEKFLQQYKEWQLVDRDDVQIVLQKKVDDISPLLKTSGYFGVSEEGILQIFKGVPKSDNAIHSFFQIDMKKLESYERAKLKRGIRIKSKEGFVKTIEKMKQYAVQNKKKSSSW from the coding sequence ATGAAATGGATACTGATTGCAGTACAAGCTTTCGTTATGATATTTTGCTTAGCTTATGAGACGAGTGCGAGGGCGGAAGGGCCAGTACCAAAAGTGACAGAGAAAGACCCTCAAGTTACAATTTTATTAGAGCGTATGTATGTTGATGGAGAAGTAAGTGAAGAAATCTTTACAGAAAAAGTGGTGGATTTAGAAAAGTTTTTACAGCAGTATAAAGAATGGCAGCTCGTTGATCGTGATGATGTACAAATCGTATTACAAAAGAAAGTTGATGATATTTCTCCGTTATTAAAGACTAGCGGTTATTTTGGCGTGTCAGAGGAAGGGATATTACAAATTTTTAAAGGTGTACCGAAAAGTGATAATGCGATTCATTCCTTCTTTCAAATTGATATGAAAAAGCTTGAGAGTTATGAGCGTGCGAAATTGAAGCGTGGTATTCGCATTAAATCAAAAGAAGGTTTTGTGAAGACGATTGAAAAAATGAAGCAATACGCAGTGCAAAATAAGAAAAAAAGCAGCTCATGGTGA
- a CDS encoding helix-turn-helix transcriptional regulator, whose translation MENFECRNTEVVLEKFQVVTPIFQALGDENRQQIIMLLLENKQMNVTQITDGMGISRPAVSHHLKILRQAELIVANRNGKEIFYSIIAGEFLKQVKDLLQAIESNY comes from the coding sequence ATGGAGAATTTTGAATGTAGAAATACAGAAGTTGTATTAGAGAAATTTCAGGTCGTAACACCTATATTTCAGGCGTTGGGAGATGAGAATCGTCAGCAAATTATTATGCTGTTGTTAGAAAACAAACAGATGAATGTAACGCAAATAACAGATGGAATGGGGATTTCTAGACCAGCTGTTTCGCATCATTTGAAAATTTTAAGACAAGCAGAACTAATTGTAGCGAATCGAAATGGAAAAGAAATTTTTTATTCTATAATAGCTGGAGAATTTTTAAAACAGGTGAAGGATTTACTCCAAGCAATAGAGTCAAATTATTAA
- the nadA gene encoding quinolinate synthase NadA, whose amino-acid sequence MSILEKVQPIETMLPERYHTMSTEVMEKRVREIKEKMGRTLFIPGHHYQKDEVVQFSDAAGDSLQLAQVAASNKEAKYIVFCGVHFMAETADMLTTADQIVILPDMRAGCSMADMADIEQTERAWKELAKLFGDTMIPLTYVNSTAAIKAFCGRNGGATVTSSNAKQMVSWAFTQKERLVFLPDQHLGRNTAYDLGIPLDKMAVWDPYTDSLEYDGDIEEIQVILWKGHCSVHQNFTVKNIENVRKNHPDMNIIVHPECCYEVVAASDYAGSTKYIIDMIESAPSGSKWAIGTEMNLVNRIIQQHPDKEIVSLNPFMCPCLTMNRIDLPHLLWALETIERGEEINVISVDKQVTEEAVLALNRMLERV is encoded by the coding sequence ATGAGTATTTTAGAAAAAGTGCAACCGATTGAAACGATGTTACCGGAGCGTTATCACACGATGTCAACAGAAGTTATGGAAAAGCGGGTTCGTGAAATTAAAGAAAAAATGGGGAGAACATTATTTATTCCAGGACATCATTATCAAAAGGATGAAGTGGTACAGTTTTCTGATGCGGCAGGAGATTCACTTCAGCTTGCGCAAGTTGCAGCGAGCAATAAAGAAGCAAAATATATTGTGTTTTGTGGTGTACACTTTATGGCAGAAACAGCTGATATGTTAACGACAGCTGATCAAATCGTTATTTTGCCAGATATGCGCGCAGGTTGTTCGATGGCAGATATGGCAGATATCGAACAAACAGAAAGAGCGTGGAAAGAGCTCGCGAAATTATTTGGAGATACGATGATTCCATTAACATATGTCAACTCTACAGCTGCCATTAAAGCGTTTTGTGGTCGCAATGGAGGAGCGACAGTAACTTCTTCTAATGCAAAACAAATGGTATCTTGGGCGTTTACACAAAAAGAACGGCTTGTCTTTTTACCGGATCAACATTTAGGGAGAAATACAGCGTACGATTTAGGCATCCCGTTAGATAAAATGGCAGTATGGGACCCGTATACAGATTCATTAGAGTACGATGGAGATATAGAAGAAATTCAAGTGATTCTATGGAAAGGTCATTGTTCGGTTCATCAAAACTTTACAGTGAAAAATATTGAAAATGTACGGAAGAATCATCCGGATATGAATATTATTGTACATCCGGAATGTTGCTACGAAGTTGTAGCAGCTTCGGATTACGCAGGGTCAACGAAATATATTATTGATATGATTGAATCGGCTCCATCTGGAAGTAAATGGGCGATTGGTACAGAAATGAATTTAGTGAACCGAATTATTCAACAACATCCAGATAAAGAGATTGTTTCACTTAACCCCTTTATGTGTCCATGTTTAACGATGAACCGAATTGATCTGCCGCACTTATTATGGGCGCTTGAAACGATAGAAAGAGGAGAAGAAATTAACGTTATTAGCGTAGATAAACAAGTGACTGAAGAAGCGGTTCTTGCATTAAATCGTATGTTAGAGCGTGTATGA
- a CDS encoding iron-hydroxamate ABC transporter substrate-binding protein gives MKRKLFILFTIMLVVLSIVGCSSQKEESKAKEQPKTKVVKHAKGESTIPVNPKRIVDLSGSTEELLLLGHKPVGTANTYKDKIQKHLTEKLDGVKAVGWYWAPKVDLEAVTALKPDLIILNNRQLKIYDQLEKVAPTVVLETNLEDWRGKFKEVGKLFDEEKKADKSIADYDKKADSLSKKIKEKTKDENFMFVAVTPQNFRVYGSFGYGDIIFNDLKLPATKGTDLKQTMAQVSLEGLVAFQPDQMFIVNFGGEADKVYEDYKNSAVWKDNKAVKNNHVYEVSNEIFNTKAFNPIGKDMLIDEIAKEILAKNK, from the coding sequence ATGAAACGTAAACTATTTATTTTATTTACTATTATGCTAGTTGTTCTTTCTATCGTTGGCTGTTCTTCTCAAAAAGAAGAATCAAAAGCAAAAGAACAACCGAAAACAAAAGTTGTAAAACATGCTAAAGGGGAATCTACAATTCCAGTAAATCCAAAGAGAATTGTTGACTTATCTGGATCAACAGAAGAATTATTACTTCTTGGACATAAACCTGTTGGTACAGCAAATACATATAAAGATAAAATCCAAAAGCATTTAACAGAAAAACTAGATGGAGTAAAAGCAGTAGGTTGGTACTGGGCACCTAAAGTTGATTTAGAAGCTGTTACTGCTTTAAAACCAGACTTAATTATTTTAAATAATCGTCAATTGAAGATTTATGATCAATTAGAAAAGGTTGCACCGACAGTAGTTCTAGAAACAAACTTAGAAGATTGGCGTGGTAAATTTAAAGAAGTAGGTAAACTATTTGACGAAGAAAAGAAAGCAGACAAATCGATTGCAGACTACGATAAAAAAGCAGATTCTTTATCTAAAAAGATTAAAGAGAAAACAAAAGATGAGAACTTTATGTTCGTCGCAGTTACACCACAAAACTTCCGTGTATACGGTAGCTTCGGGTACGGCGACATCATCTTTAACGACTTAAAACTTCCAGCAACAAAAGGTACAGATTTAAAACAAACGATGGCGCAAGTATCGCTAGAAGGTCTTGTTGCATTCCAACCTGATCAAATGTTTATTGTAAACTTTGGCGGCGAAGCTGATAAGGTTTACGAAGACTACAAAAATAGTGCCGTTTGGAAAGACAATAAAGCAGTAAAAAACAATCATGTATATGAAGTATCAAATGAAATCTTCAATACGAAAGCTTTCAATCCTATCGGAAAAGATATGCTAATTGATGAAATCGCAAAAGAAATTTTAGCTAAAAATAAATAA